A window of Pirellulales bacterium genomic DNA:
TCCACCCCCCAAGCGCAGCCGGGCTGCGTGTCGGTGGCGGCAAAGGAGCGGGGTTTGAACTCGTTATAGCCGAGCAGCACGATCTTGAGTCCCCGTTTTTCAAATGTCAGCGGTTGCCGGGCGGCGGCGAGATTTTTCCCCCCACCAAAGTAACCGACGTTTCCGCGCAAGTGATCCAGTGTTTCTAAAAAGGCGTCCGGGCCGTAATCCCCCGTGTGATTATTTGCCACGGAGACCGCGTCAAAATACTTGGCCAAATGCGGCACAACCCGCGGATGCGCCTGAAAGGTCCAAGGTTTGTCGATGGGCTTACCGGTCGTTCCCACCGCGCATTCCAGATTCCCCACCACCAGATCCGCCTGTTCAAAGACTTCCGCAAACGCGGTAAACGGGTCTCCCCCCGTGGCGATAAACTTACCGGGAAGATCGGCCAGCATGATATCGCCGACGTAGATGATCTCGACGGTTTCTGTTGTTTTGGCATCTGGGGGGGCTGACGGTTCGGCGGCGGGGCCGTCTGTCAGAAAATTTC
This region includes:
- a CDS encoding CapA family protein; this encodes MRAQIRNLILLLAIWGNFLTDGPAAEPSAPPDAKTTETVEIIYVGDIMLADLPGKFIATGGDPFTAFAEVFEQADLVVGNLECAVGTTGKPIDKPWTFQAHPRVVPHLAKYFDAVSVANNHTGDYGPDAFLETLDHLRGNVGYFGGGKNLAAARQPLTFEKRGLKIVLLGYNEFKPRSFAATDTQPGCAWGVDEHVLEDIKLARQRDEHALILPYMHWGHEGDAEPSERQTTFSRQMLDAGASAVIGAHPHNTQGWDAHADKPIVYSLGNFVFDGFERPDALVGWVLRLHCDRQGVASWEVLTARIDKNGIPALDKTATGPSWKRGE